The segment GCATAATTTTTTAATATTACTAATCTTAATTTCAACAAAATATTTATCAGAATTATCCCCAAAAAATACTTCATTTAAAAGTGAAAATAAATCGGGAATAACCACTTTTACTTTTATGTAATCAATACTTTTTATATATTCATATAGTGAAGAAAGATATTGATTGAATTCTTCTAAAGAAGTGTTACTAACGGTGTTAGAATCCATTGAAATTAGATAAATTGCATCTTTAGAATTTCTTAAAATCTTTGCAGAAAACTTATTAAAAAGACTCATTTTTGCTCCTAGTTAATATCTTGCAAAGTTTTTGATAAGAAAACTTTCAAAGATTTCATTATTTTGATCAGTAAATGTTTTTAAGTGCTTATCTAATATATCTAAATCCTTAAGTATTTTTTTAATTTCAATAATTGAGTATTTATTTAAAAATGCGAAAGCTTTTTTAACTCTATATTCATGAACGTTAAGTTCTTTACTAATTTGAGCAGCACTTAAATTTAGCTTCTTTAAATTATAAACTTGGTGCGCCAAAATGAAAATAGAAGATATTTGTGCAATAACTAAAGGTAAAACATCTCCTTCTTTCATTTTTTCACGATATTTACTATAGATGAACTTAAAGTTTTTAGTTTCAATTGCATTTGAGATGCCAAAAGGATCATTTAAAATGTAATCTGAAACACTTTTATCAATGAAATTACGTGAAATAACTCCTTTAAATGAAATTAATTTATCACATTCTTGCATAATAATGTTTAAATCATCAGGCATTTTACTTAAAAAATAAGCTACATCTTCTCTGTTAATTTTTACCTTATTTTCATTTAAATATGTATAAACTTGTGATGTTAAATCTTTTTGTGCGATCTTTTCACACTTTATTTGCTTTGTATTTGAAAGTAGAAAATCACTAAAAAGGTTTTTAGTAATTTTATCTGATCTATGAACAAAAACAATTTGATTAAT is part of the Mycoplasmopsis gallinacea genome and harbors:
- the holA gene encoding DNA polymerase III subunit delta; translated protein: MFLIYGTESFLIKQNVNEIKEKFSENDIIKFEENVDVSELTETISFKSLFSPARLIIVENFNGLSEKINKKDEQKFQSLISALSNEDINQIVFVHRSDKITKNLFSDFLLSNTKQIKCEKIAQKDLTSQVYTYLNENKVKINREDVAYFLSKMPDDLNIIMQECDKLISFKGVISRNFIDKSVSDYILNDPFGISNAIETKNFKFIYSKYREKMKEGDVLPLVIAQISSIFILAHQVYNLKKLNLSAAQISKELNVHEYRVKKAFAFLNKYSIIEIKKILKDLDILDKHLKTFTDQNNEIFESFLIKNFARY